Proteins encoded together in one Corvus hawaiiensis isolate bCorHaw1 chromosome 15, bCorHaw1.pri.cur, whole genome shotgun sequence window:
- the PCDH1 gene encoding protocadherin-1 isoform X4 — protein sequence MEPGCSEQAGAASRWCSHAAELSMCAAKGAAQQVGVAQRGDALPSSLRRSGKDFPASWREIHAATGPGAPLQRRMNSLASCLGLWLLCQLPALASGTRAVYKVQEEQPPNSLIGSLASDYGLPDMGHLYKLEVGAPYLRVDGKTGDIYTTETSIDRENLRECQHLLPGEPCFLEFEVSITNLNANSSPRLLEGQIEVLDINDNTPNFASPVLTLSIPENTNIGTLFPIPLAMDRDSGPNGVASYELMAGPEAQELFGLQVAEDQDEKQPQLIVMGNLDREQWDSYDLTIKVQDGGNPPRASSALLRITILDMNDNAPKFEKALYEAELSENSPVGHSVLQVKANDSDQGSNAEIDYSFHQASDMVRRLLRLDRATGLITVQGPIDREDIGTLKFSVMAKDKGANPKSARTQVVVTIKDMNDNAPSIEIRGIGLVTHQDGMANISEDVPVETAVALVQVSDRDEGENAVVTCVVAGDVPFQLRQASETGSDSKKKYFLQTTTPLDYESVKEYTIEIVAVDSGNPPLSSTNSLKVQVMDVNDNAPVFSQSFTEVAFPENNEPDDLVMEVSATDADSGSNAKLVYSLVTDPASKGSFTIDPDSGEIRVKAVLDREQRERYEFLVVAEDKGSPSKQGTASVAINVMDRNDNDPKFMLSGYNFSVMENMPPLSPVGMVTVIDADKGENARIQLSVEQDNGDFVIQNGTGTILSSISFDREQQSTYTFRLKAVDGGDPPRSAYVGVTINVLDENDNAPFITSPSNATYKHILPHTSPGQQVSKVKAEDIDSGINAELIYSITGGNPFELFQISPQSGDITLEKEILRKHHGLHRLVVRVNDKGKPSRHGTALVHFYVNETLANRTLLDTLVGHSLDTPLDIDIAGDPEYERSKQRSNILFGVIAGIVAVTLVIVLVVLVRYCRQREAKSGYQAGKKETKDLYAPKQASKSGKSKSKVKKSKSPKPPKPTEDEEETGLQKSLKFNLMNDSVSDSPRIHLPLNYPPGSPDLGRHYRSNSPLPSIQLQPQSPSASKKHQVVQDLPATNTFVGTGDNNSTGSEQYSDYSYRTNPQKYTNKQLPHRRVTFSAASQAQDLQDPSQHSYYDSGLEESETPSSKSSSGPRIGPLALPEDHYERTTPDGSIGEMEHPENESPERSRL from the exons ATGGAGCCGGGCTGCTCCGAGCAGGCAGGCGCAGCCTCTAGATGGTGCAGTCATGCAGCCGAGCTGAGCATGTGTGCGGCGAAGGGCGCTGCGCAACAGGTTGGCGTAGCTCAGCGGGGAGACGCGCTCCCATCCTCGCTGCGGCGGAGCGGGAAGGACTTTCCAGCATCCTGGCGAGAAATCCACGCCGCAACCGGCCCGGGAG ctcccctgcAGCGCAGGATGAACTCGCTGGCATCCTGCCTGGGCCTgtggctcctctgccagctccctgccctggcctcGGGGACACGTGCGGTCTACAAAGTGCAGGAGGAACAACCCCCCAACAGCCTCATAGGGAGCCTGGCCTCCGACTATGGCTTACCGGACATGGGGCACCTCTACAAGCTGGAAGTGGGGGCCCCGTACCTCCGTGTGGATGGCAAGACTGGGGACATCTACACCACAGAGACCTCCATCGACCGAGAGAACCTGCGGGAGtgccagcacctcctgcccgGAGAGCCCTGCTTCCTGGAGTTTGAGGTGTCCATCACTAACCTGAACGCCAACAGCAGCCCGCGCCTGCTCGAGGGGCAGATCGAGGTGCTGGATATCAATGACAACACCCCCAATTTCGCCTCGCCCGTCCTCACCCTCTCCATCCCCGAAAACACCAACATCGGGACGctcttccccatccctctgGCCATGGACCGGGACTCAGGCCCCAACGGTGTTGCCTCCTACGAGCTGATGGCTGGTCCGGAGGCGCAGGAGCTCTTTGGGCTGCAGGTGGCCGAGGACCAGGACGAGAAGCAGCCGCAGCTGATCGTAATGGGGAACCTGGACCGGGAGCAGTGGGACTCCTACGATCTGACCATCAAGGTGCAGGACGGAGGGAACCCCCCACGGGCGAGCAGTGCCCTGCTCCGCATCACCATCCTGGACATGAACGACAACGCGCCCAAGTTCGAGAAGGCCCTGTACGAGGCAGAGCTCTCCGAAAACAGCCCTGTGGGGCACTCTGTCCTCCAG gTGAAAGCCAACGACTCGGACCAGGGTTCCAACGCCGAGATCGACTACTCCTTCCACCAGGCCTCTGACATGGTGCGGCGGCTGCTGCGCCTGGACCGCGCCACGGGGCTCATCACCGTGCAGGGCCCCATCGACCGCGAGGACATCGGCACCCTCAAGTTCTCCGTCATGGCCAAGGACAAGGGTGCCAACCCCAAGAGCGCCCGCACTCAGGTGGTGGTCACCATCAAGGACATGAATGACAACGCGCCCTCCATAGAGATCCGGGGCATAGGGTTGGTCACTCACCAGGATGGCATGGCCAACATCTCGGAGGACGTGCCAGTAGagacagcagtggctctggTGCAGGTGTCCGACCGAGATGAGGGTGAAAACGCTGTGGTGACCTGCGTGGTGGCCGGTGATGTCCCATTCCAGCTGCGCCAGGCCAGTGAGACAGGGAGTGACAGCAAGAAGAAATACTTCCTGCAGACCACCACGCCGCTGGACTACGAGTCGGTGAAGGAGTACACGATTGAGATCGTGGCTGTGGATTCGGGCAACCCGCCCCTCTCCAGTACCAACTCCTTGAAGGTGCAGGTGATGGACGTCAATGACAATGCCCCTGTCTTCAGCCAGAGCTTCACTGAGGTGGCCTTCCCCGAAAACAACGAGCCTGATGACCTGGTGATGGAGGTGAGTGCCACTGACGCTGACAGCGGCTCCAATGCCAAGCTGGTTTATTCCCTGGTGACAGACCCCGCCTCCAAGGGCTCCTTCACCATTGACCCTGACTCTGGGGAGATCCGAGTGAAGGCGGTGCTGGACCGAGAGCAACGGGAACGCTACGAGTTCTTGGTGGTGGCGGAAGATAAGGGCAGCCCCAGCAAGCAGGGCACAGCGTCTGTGGCCATCAATGTCATGGACAGGAATGACAACGACCCCAAGTTCATGCTGAGTGGCTACAACTTCTCAGTGATGGAGAACATGCCACCCCTCAGCCCTGTGGGCATGGTGACGGTCATCGATGCTGACAAAGGAGAAAATGCCCGGATCCAGCTATCAGTGGAGCAAGACAACGGGGATTTTGTCATCCAAAATGGCACTGGCACCATCCTCTCCAGCATCTCTTTTGACcgggagcagcagagcacctACACCTTCCGACTCAAGGCGGTGGATGGTGGGGATCCCCCCAGGTCTGCCTACGTGGGCGTGACCATTAACGTCTTGGATGAGAATGACAATGCCCCCTTCATCACCTCCCCCTCCAACGCCACCTACAAGCACATCCTGCCCCACACCAGCCCTGGCCAGCAGGTGAGCAAGGTCAAGGCAGAGGACATCGACTCGGGCATCAATGCCGAGCTGATCTACAGCATCACGGGAGGCAACCCCTTCGAGCTCTTCCAGATCTCCCCGCAGAGCGGAGACATCACCCTGGAGAAGGAGATCCTGCGCAAGCACCATGGCCTGCACCGCCTGGTCGTGCGCGTCAATGACAAGGGCAAGCCCTCGCGGCACGGCACGGCCCTGGTGCACTTCTACGTCAACGAGACGCTGGCCAACCGCACGCTGCTGGACACGCTGGTGGGGCACAGCCTGGACACTCCGCTGGACATCGACATCGCCGGTGACCCCGAGTATGAGCGCAGCAAGCAGCGGAGCAACATCCTCTTTGGGGTCATCGCCGGCATCGTGGCTGTCACCCTGGTCATCGTGCTGGTGGTCCTGGTGCGCTACTGCCGGCAGCGCGAGGCCAAGAGCGGCTACCAGGCGGGCAAGAAGGAGACCAAGGACCTTTACGCACCCAAGCAGGCCAGCAAGAGCGGGAAGAGCAAGAGCAAGGTGAAGAAGAGCAAGTCTCCCAAGCCGCCCAAGCCCacggaggatgaggaggagacgGGGCTGCAGAAATCGCTCAAGTTCAACCTCATGAACGACTCTGTCAGCGACAGCCCCCGGATCCACCTGCCCCTGAACTACCCTCCAGGCAGCCCGGACCTGGGCCGCCACTACCGCTCCAACTCGCCTCTGCCATCCATCCAGCTGCAGCCTCAGTCACCCTCCGCCTCCAAGAAGCACCAAGTGGTGCAGGACCTGCCGGCCACCAACACCTTTGTTGGCACCGGGGACAACAACTCGACGGGCTCCGAGCAGTACTCGGACTACAGCTACCGCACCAACCCCCAGAAATACACCAACAAGCAG